Genomic segment of Paenibacillus sp. FSL R5-0912:
TTGCAGAAGATAAACAGTCAACGATTCAATTAAACGAAGAAGAATTTGAAAATCAACTTAACATTCTTTTTAAAAGCGAATTAACATATCAAAAAGTTAGTAACCGAACTTATCATATGGATGTTACTAAAGAACAACTGGATATTTTGAAGGGAATGAAGGAATTAAAGTTTGTCATTATTCAATCCAAAAGTGATAAAGGCTCATTTATTGCAGAATCCGCAGGGGAACAGATCATTACTCCTTATTTAAATGCAGCCAGTGAGATTCGGGAGTTACAAAAGCCCGCAGTGATTTCAAAGTAACCGGGGCCTTAGACGGCATGGAGACCACTTATACTAAAAGTGATGTTGTAATTGCTGTTGTCGACACTGGTATTGATGCCAATCATGTAGATTTAGATGGAGGCAAAGTAATAGGATGGTACGACTCCGTTAATGACAAATCCCAACCTTATGATGATCATGGGCATGGTACACACGTAGCAAGTATTGTAGCAGGTACAGGTGAAGGAGATCCTAATATTCAGACTGGTGTAGCCCCAGGTGCTGCTTTAGTAGGCGTTAAAGTTCTCGACAGTAGTGGCCACGGTTCTAACGCCGATATTATTGAAGGATTGTAATGGCTCTACAACAACATAAATTCCTATAATGTAAAAGCTGTTAATTTTAGTATAGGGACTCTAAAATCATATCAAGACGTATCCGATGTAATTACCTGGATCAAAAAAATTGAGAATGCAGGCGTTCCTGTATTCGTTGCGGCTGGAAATTCAGGTCATGGCTATAATGGTACGGTATTTTTAGGTAGATATTACGATACACTTAGCACATACGCCAAATATACATTTACATCCATAGCCAGTATAAAAGACCCTTATGAAGACGGTTGGGGTTTAAGCGTCTTTTCATCCAGAGGTACAGGTAGTACTGGTCCTTATCTTTCTGCACCAGGAGAGAGTATTAGGGCCGCTAAGGCAAACTCTGGAAGTGAATATATCACTATGAGCGGGACCTCTATGGCTACCCCTTTTGTAGCGGGAACCTACGCACTGATGTATGATGCAGCTTATTCAAGAGGAATATCAAGCTCTATTAGTTTTTCTGCATTTGACATGGGTACTCAGGGATATGATAAGTTGTACGGTAATGGTATATTAAATGCCTATGAGTCCATTAAAAATGCTGCCCAAGGACAAGGTAGTTTCAATACTTATCGTTCTTTGATTTCTGTACCCAATGGACATGTGGCTAAAGATTATATCGATGTATATGCAATTAAACAGAATGCAACAAATGCAGATCTTAATGCTACATTGTTGATCATAAACGAGAATAAAGAAAATCTGGATTTAGCAATATGGGAACCGGGGGCTGATCCATACCAAGGTGCTCCTGCAACCTATTACATCGGAGACAACACAGACCTCCCTCAAGAAAATATCAACATAAAGTCTCCTAAGCAGGGTACTTATTATTTGGGAGTGTTCGGGAAAGATCATAGTGCTGACCACACAATGTAAATAACTGGTAATAACATTACTCCTTGATTTTATTAAACGTAAAAATACTCATATTCCACAATGGTATGAAAAAATAATTTTCAAAAAAAAACAAAGCAGCCTCTTCCCATCGAATCATTAGTGGGGAAGGCTGCTTTGTGTATCGGTTATCTATTGCTTTCTCTAATGCATTCTATTCAAAAAGCAGGCAGCGCGATATCCGCGTAATTATCCTCAAGGAACTTCTTCACTTCCGGGCCGCTGATCGCCTTAGCCAGCTTCTGGATCGCCTCGGAATCCTTGTTGTCCTCACGGGCAACGAGCGTGATCGTAAATGCGGAATCCTCACCTTCGGTGATCAGCGCATCCTTCTTCGGGGTCAGGCCGAGCGGGCTGGCATAAGCAGGCGTCATCGCTACCAGATCTGCATCATCCAGCATACGCGCCAGCATCAGCAGATCAACCTCTTCGAACTTAAAGTTCTTGGTATTAGCGGTAATGTCCGCCTGGGTCGCCTGAATGCCTACGCCTTCCTTCAGCGTAATCAGTCCGGCATCAGCGAACATTTGCAGGGAGCGTCCGATATTCGAAGGATCATTCGCCATTACGAGGGTTGCTCCATCAGGCAGTTCATCAATGCTCTTATAGCGTTTGGAGTAACCGCCATAGATGGCATCATATACTGGCTGAACCGCAACGAGCTTCGCATCTTTGCTGGCATTGAACTGCTCCATGTATGGCACATGCTGGAAGAAGTTCGCGTCCACCTCTTTGTTCGCCAGCGCTTCGTTCGGCTGCACATTATCGGACAGCACCACAACCTCCATGTCCACGCCTTCTTCCTTCAGGATCGGCTTCACGATATCAAGGATATCCGTCATTGGCGGAATCAGCGAGGCTACCTTGATCTTCACAGATTCAGTGCTGGTGGCAGCCGGTGTCTCTTCTGCTTCTTTGTTGTTTCCGCAGCCCGCAAGGGCAAGTACCAATACGAGCAGTGTTAATCCGAAGGCAGCTTTCATTCTTGTTGCGGCTCTCTTAACCGTTCCGTTTCCTGCAATTATCGACTTCTTCATTATTATCTCCAGCCCCCATTGTTATATAGTTACTCAGCGTTTATCCAGCAGTCTTGCCAGTGTACTTCCTGTGAACTGAATCAATTGCACCAGCACAATCATGACGAGTATGGCGTAGATCATCACTTCTGTCTCGAACCGCTGATACCCGTAGCGGATCGCGAAATCGCCAACCCCGCCGCCGCCGACCACACCCATTACTGTTGAAAAAGAAATGAAGCTGATCGTAGAGGCAGTCAATCCCAGCACCAGTCCGGAACGGGCCTCCACATACAGAAACTTAAAGATCACTCCCAGTCTGGATGCCCCCATGGATAACGCCGCTTCTATCGTTCCTCTGGGAACCTCCAGCAGAGACTGCTCCACCAGCCGTGAATAATAGGCAATAGCGACGATAGACAGCGGCACCGTTGCCGCCAGCGTGCCAATCGCCGTTCCCACTACCAGGCGGGTGAACGGAATCAGAGCCACTACCAGCAGCAGGAACGGAAACGAACGCACCACATTTACGATGCTGTTCAGTATGAGCGACAAGCTTCTATTCTCATACAATTGGCCTTTGCGGCAAAAATACAGCAGTGTCCCCAGCGGAAGCCCCAGCAGCAGCGCAGACCCCACGGAGATTCCGACCATCACAAAGGTCTCTCCGATCGACTGCCACATCTGATCCTGATACTTCAGCATGCTCTCAAACATAGGGTTCCCCCGTTCTTCCCGTAATCCTCTCCCGGTAGGAGCCCAAATGGCTCCCCGGCGGAAGAAAGCCGACCTCATCCCGGGAAAAGAAATCAACCATCCGCCCGCTCTCCATTACAGATACCTCTGAGCAGATGCTCCGGACGACATCCAGCTCATGGGTAACTATAATGACAGTAACACCGAGCGAATCATTGATGTGGCGGAGTACACCCAGGATATCCGCCGTGGTGCCCGGATCAAGCGCGGAGGTCGGCTCATCGCACAGCAGCAGCTTCGGATTGTTCGCCAGCGCCCGGGCAATCGCTACCCGCTGGAGCTGGCCGCCGCTGAGCTGTGCCGGATACTGATTAGCTTTGTCTGCAAGCCCGACAAACTGCAGACATTCCAGCGCCCGCTTCATCCGTCCGGCACGCGGCACTCCGGCAAGCTCCAGCGGAATCGCCACATTGCGGCTGACGGTGGCATTGCCGACAAGATTGAACTGCTGAAAGATCATGCCGATTCTTTGCCGCTGCCGCCGCAGCTCCTTGTCCGGCAGCTCTGTAAGCAGCTTGCCGTCTACAGTAACCGTTCCCCTATCGGGCCGCTCCAGCAGATTAATCAGCCGCAGAAGTGTAGATTTGCCGGCACCGCTTGCCCCGATAATGCCGTGTATAGCACCCGTCTTCACTTCAAGCGATACATTGTCCACAGCAGTATAAGGGCCGGCCTTCAGAGCGAAGCTTTTGCTAACCTGACTCAGTGATAAAATATGAAGCCCTCCTCAATAGACTGCCTGACCTACAGCTCTCCACCTTCGGCTGTATTGTACTATAATTATTTAAAATCTGTTTTGTTAAAAATCTCTTTAAATAATAAGGCATTTCTTCCGCTGTGTCATCATTTTTCTCAAAATGATTGTTAAGCGCTCCGGAAGAGAAACCCATTATAAGGATGCCCCTGGTCCGTTTGGGATTATTCTTATATATAGCAAAAAAGGATGCGGCCCTAATAGGACCACATCCTTTTTTGCTATTTTACAAGTAAAATCTCCTCCGCTCAGCCAGAAACACGGCTTCATAGCGCTCTGCCTGCAGCTCAAGCAGTTCCGGTAGTCGGATCAGGTAGAGCAGCGCCGTTCTGTCCGCCTATTCCTTCACACTGCCGACATTCAAGCCCACTACAAAGTACTTCTGCATAAACGGATACACCAGCAGGATAGGCACAGAGGCCACGACTGTGATAGCTGCCCGTATAGAGAGTGGTGTCACCATCGCTCTTGCCGAATTCTGATCCATCCCCACCCCATTCTGTACGGTTGGGTTACCGTTGGAATTCATCGTTGAGGACAGCAGCTTCATCAGCTCATATTGCAGCGTACTGAGATTCTGTCTGGATGAGGTATAGATAAAGGCATCGAACCAGGAGTTCCACGCGCCGACAGCCACGAACAGGGCGATGGTCGCCAGCACCGGCTTGCAGAGCGGAAACACCACCCGCATGAATATTCTGAAATCCCCGGCGCCGTCTATCTTCGCCGATTCCAAGAGGCTCTCCGGAATGGTTCCGATATAGGTACGGATGACGATCATATTGAATGCGCTGATCATCGAAGGGAAAATATACACCCAGAAGCTGTTTAACAGGTGCAGATCCTTGATCAGGAAATAGTTCGGGATCAGACCGGCGCTGAAATACATCGTAAGCACAAAGATAACAGTAATCGGCTGACGGAATACATATTCCCTGCGGCTTAAGGTGTATGCAAGCATGGTGGTCAGAAAAATATTGAGTATCGTAGAAATCACTGTACGGGCTACTGAAACCAGGAAAGCGTCAAAAATAGTTCCCGTGGCAAAAATTGCCCTGTAATTCTGAAAAGTCCATTCTCTCGGCCATAAGTAAATACCGCCGCGGATTGTATCGTTCCCTTCATTAAACGAAACAGCTATCGTGTTGATGAATGGATATAATGTCACAACCACCAGACAGACCATAAAGAGCGTATTGAAGGAAGTGAACAGAATCGGCTCAAGCCTTCCGGTACCTAGACTCCTTTTCACCGTATAGCCTGCATTTGGCCCAGGGCTAATGTGTCGGTTATCCATCATTATAACAACCTCTCTTCCCCAAGCCGCTTGGAAATCCCATTAGCCATAAGCAGCAAGGTTACACTGACAACTGTTTTGAAAATCCCGCCCGCAGTGGCGAGTGAATAATTCCCTTGGGCAAGCCCGTATTTAAGCACGAAGATATCTATCGTCTCCGCCCAGTCCACTACCAGCCCGTTGCCGAGCAGATACTGCACTTCAAAGCCTGCTTCCAGGACATGTCCTATGGACATAATCATCAGAATTACAATCGTTGCTTTGATACCAGGCAGGGTTACAAACATCATCTTCTTGTAACGGTTCGCACCGTCAATTTCGGCAGCTTCATAAAGGGCAGGGTCAATGGAGGCAATGGCCGCCAGATAAATAATGGTATTCCATCCTACTTCCTTCCACACATGCGAAGCCCCTACGATTCCCCAGAAATACTTTCCTTCACTAAGCCATAGAATCGGCTCTTTAATCAGATGCAGCTTCATCAGAACGATATTTACAATCCCGTCGTTAATGGAGAGCGAGGTGGCCACAATGCCGGTAACGATAATCCATGACAGGAAGTGGGGCAGATAAGAGATTGTCTGCACAGTCCTTTTCCAGAAGACCTTCTTGATTTCATTCAGCAGCAGCGCAAGCACTATGGCTGTAACAAAACCGAGGATCAGATTGATAAGCCCCATCGCCAGCGTGTTGCGCAGTACACGAATAAAGTTATCATCTGTAAACAGAAACCTGAATTGCTTGAGTCCCACCCATTCCTGTTCACCGAAGGACTTCGCGGGCTTGTAATTCTGAAACGCCATGGTCCAGCCCCAAACGGGAACATAGGCAAAAAGAATAATGTAGAGCATCAAGGGCACAGACATCCAAATAAGCTGATTCTGGTTTCTGATCAAGCGCCAGGTAATCGGCTGTTTTTTCTTCTTTCGGTTCTTCGGATGCCGGACGACAGTATCTATTTCTAGGGTCTCATCCATATTCGTTGTCTCCTACTCCATGAAATTAATTTAGCAAGTGGAAGGCCCTGATCGGCCCTCCACCTTCTGATCCCGGAAACAGCGTTCCGTTATTTACTCCAGTTCTCAATTCTCCACTTAATCTGCTCATTGATCTTGTCTTCATATGCCTTCACATTAGCCTTTTCGATCTGTCCGGTGTAATCGGTCCATACGGAATCGAAATCTGCCGGGTCGGCAAGGATGGCTTTAGGCAGGAACTTGGTCTGCAGTTCATTCAGCTTGGTACTGGCTATTTTGGCATCCGATCCTTCAATTAAGTCGATGGACCAGGCAGGATAATAGACCGGATTGGCAGGAGGCTCACTGAAGAAGTCCACGTAAGAGTCAAAGCCATAGGCATCAAGCACTTCCTTGTCGAAAGGCTTCAGACCTGCTTTGTATTCTTCCGGCTGTGCAGCAGCATCCGTTGAGTTGCCGTCACTGAAGCTTCCTTCTGTTTTGGGCAGGTAATCAAACATCGCTTTGGCTTTGTTGGCCAGCTGCCAGGTGGCATCGGCTGCATTGTCACGCTGTTCCTGGGTTCTCATAAATCTGCCGTTCTCCACGATATAATCTTCGCCTTCCACACCCCAGGAGAACATTTTCTGCCAGTCTTCCTGGATCAGAGTGTCGAGCAGCTTGATGATCTGCACGGCATTTTTGGCATTGATACTGATACCGAAGCCGTTGTTAAGGTTAAGAACGGCAAGATCGCGGTAGTAGTCTTTGGTCGCCTCTTCGTATACGAGCGGAAGACCAACATAGGTGCGTTCAATTTTACCTTGGGTCGTCAGAGAATCCTCAGCAGCGTTGAAGTTCCAGTGCTGGTCGAACATCCCCAGTACGGTACCACTGGATATTTTCGCCATATACTGGTCATAGTTCTGTACAAAGGTCTCTTTATCGATCAGACCCTTCTGGTTGATTTCATTCAGCTTCTGGTAGTATTGCTTCGCATAATCTTTATTTGCAAACACTTCAGCTACGCCGTCATTGACAACCACACCGCCATCATTTGGATGGCCGATCAGATGCTGCGGCGCATTGAACAGACCCCAGTTTTTCCAGTCATAGTTCAGAATTTCGAACCCGATCGTCGGGCTTCCGTCGATTTTAGGATATTTCGCCTTATACTGCTCAATCAGGTCAAAGTATTGATCCAGTGTCTTCACCTGCGGATAATTGAATTCCTTGAGGACAGCTTTTTGAATCCAGAAGGCAGGTCCCGAATACCAGGAGCTGTTGACCTTACCATTGTATACACCGTAGTTAGGCAGGATATAAATATGGCCGTCGTTCGGGTCCTTCATCATGTTCCAGTATTCGGCATAATGCGCTTTCAAATTTGGCGCATGCTCCTCAATCAGGTCTTCCAGCGGAATATATGCCCCTGCTGCTGTAAGCTTGGTATTCCCGGTCATGAGGTCCGGGTAATCCTGGCCGGCAATCATGACGCCCAGCTTCTGGTTAATGTCACCTGCCAGGAATTCCATATCGAAGCTGGCTCCGGTTTCTTCCTTGATCTTCTTGTAAATCTTATTGTCCGGTGTCGGCTGTTGTCCAGCTGCGCCGATAAATACGCTTACCTTAAATGGTTCTATCTTTCCTCCTGTGTTAGCTGAAGCCGTTCCTGCCGCAGTTGTCTCTTCAGCTTTGCCCGCAGTATTGTTGTTGTTGCCCCCGCAGCCGGATAGCGTAAAGCTTAGGGATAACAGAACAATCAGGGAAAACTTGTACATCGCTTTCGACTTGCCCCCCATAAAGCACCTCCATAATGTGTTGGTCTTTAATTTGTAAGCACTTACATGTATGAATTATAGAGGTGATCCGCCGGCTAAAATACGACCGAATTAAAGGTATACCCCCATAAAAGTTTAGAACTTTGCATGGCGGTATTCATTCGGGCCCATGTGCATCTCCTTTTCAAACCGTTTCAAAAACTGACCGTAATTGACATAACCCACACGTTCAGCTATCTCCGAGAGCTTCAGCTTGCTGCCGCGCAGCAGAACCGCCGCCTCCTGAATCCGCAGATGATGCAGCTGCTCATTGAAGGTCATGCCGTTCTTCTTAATCAGCAATTGCCCCAGATAGACGGGATGCAGGAAGAAGACCTCTGCCAGCTTCTGAATGCTCAGACTCTCCTGAAAATGCGCACCGATATACTCATTAATCTCCTGCACAATGCCATGCGACTTTTGATTCTGCTCACGCATCAGGAGATCAATTGCCATTTCACCGCACATTAATAAGCGGCTGAGCAATTCATCCAGCGGGATCATGGCCTGCTGGATCTCCGCGATTCCAGACCCAGCCGTCACCTGCTCCCCGCCTCCGTCCTCCGCCCCGGGCGCGAGCTCGGTGATCCGGTACATGAGATGAATCACAATTTTCCGAACCACCTCCGGCGCCACCTGCTGTGCACGGAAGCTGCAGTCCGCTTCCTCCAGCGCTCTGCGGTAACCGTCCGCATCGAGCAGATTAACAGAATCAAGCAGGGCATCCATTAGCCGGATATGATCATAATGATAGCTGAAGGGATGGCCCTGTATCCCGCGGTAAGCCAGAATCCCGGCATACTCAGGATTATAGAAAAAATGCTGCAAAGCCTCTTTGGCGCTGCGGTAACTCTCAGCAATTCCCGGCAGGGAGTTCTCCGGAGCTCCAATGGCCATATAGATCTGTCTTCTGCCGTATTCCTGCCGGAGGAAATTCAGCCCCTCTTCTATTGCTCCGCCTTCAGGGCTATCTGCCGGCATACCGTATACAATCCCGAGAATGCCCGCCTCCAGATCCATCATCACCATGGCCGGATAGGCAGCCAACTGGGTAGCCGCCCTTCCCCGCAGCTCTGTATACAGCTCCGGGACAGTCTGAATCAGACAAAGATTCCAGAGCCCGACCCCCTGAAAGCCAGGCAGACGATCCAGCAGCTCCTGAAGCGCCGGGTCTGCTTTTTTCCCGTACAGCAGTCCTCTAATCAAGGCCACCGCCTCTTCTTCAGAGGCAATCTCATGAATCATTCTGCGGTTCGCTTCCTGTTCCAGCTCCTGATGAATTTCCCGCAATTCCTCAGCGGCCTCCTCCGGAAAGACCGGCTTCAGCAGATAATGGCTGATTCCGTAGCTGATGGCCGTACGGGCATATTCAAATTCACTGTAGCCGCTCAGAATCACGAACTTGGGTCTGCCGGCATCCTGCTCTTGCCAGGCCTCTATCATCTCCAAACCATTCATGAGCGGCATGTTCACATCTGTAATCACCAGGTCCGGCTCCAGCAGCTTCATCAGCCGCAGCCCCTCCCGGCCGTTGCCGCAGGTTCCGCACAGCTCGAAGCCGAGTTCCTCCCAATCGATCCACAGCTGCATGCCTTCGAGGGCGCTCGGCTCATCATCAACTAATAATACTTTGTATTTCACAGGTTACACCTCGCCTTCCAAGGGATGATTCAACTCCAGCAGCCTGAGCGGAATGCCGAAGGTGACCAAGGTCCCCAGACCCGGTGTGCTGGATATCTCGAAGCGCACCTGATCGGCATAATATAGTTCAAGCCTGCGGTAGACGTTGCGGATTCCGATATTGGTCCCGGAGGAGTCCTCCTTGCGGATGGCATACAGCAGCTCTTTAAGCTTATCCGGCTCTATGCCTTTGCCGTTATCCGATACGCTAATCTGCAGCCGGTTATCCAGCACTGCCGTGCTCACCCGGATAATGCCAAGCCCTTCAATCGTCTGCAATCCATGCTTACAGGAGTTCTCGACCAGCGGCTGCATGCTCAGCTTCGGAATTTTATATTTCAGTGACTGCTCATCAATCTCAAACACATAGTCGAATTTATCCCTGAACCTGAATTTCTCAATTTTGAGATACATCTCGATGAATGTGATCTCCTCCTGCACCGACACCAGGTCTTCCTTCCAGCTGAGCAGCCTGCGCAGCAGCTTCGACAGGCTTTTCACAATATCCGTAACATCGGAATATTTATTCTTGGTGCAGACCACCAGAATCGCATTCAGCGTATTGAACAGAAAATGGGGGTTCATCTGGCTCTGCAGGAAGTTCAGCTCCGCCCTGACGCGCTCCATCTCCAGATTCTTGCTCTGGATCTCCAGCTTATACACATCGTTGATCAGCGAGTGGATTCTGGAGGTCATCCGGTTGAAATTGTGAATTAAGCCGCCAATCTCATCCCGCCCC
This window contains:
- a CDS encoding sugar ABC transporter substrate-binding protein, giving the protein MGGKSKAMYKFSLIVLLSLSFTLSGCGGNNNNTAGKAEETTAAGTASANTGGKIEPFKVSVFIGAAGQQPTPDNKIYKKIKEETGASFDMEFLAGDINQKLGVMIAGQDYPDLMTGNTKLTAAGAYIPLEDLIEEHAPNLKAHYAEYWNMMKDPNDGHIYILPNYGVYNGKVNSSWYSGPAFWIQKAVLKEFNYPQVKTLDQYFDLIEQYKAKYPKIDGSPTIGFEILNYDWKNWGLFNAPQHLIGHPNDGGVVVNDGVAEVFANKDYAKQYYQKLNEINQKGLIDKETFVQNYDQYMAKISSGTVLGMFDQHWNFNAAEDSLTTQGKIERTYVGLPLVYEEATKDYYRDLAVLNLNNGFGISINAKNAVQIIKLLDTLIQEDWQKMFSWGVEGEDYIVENGRFMRTQEQRDNAADATWQLANKAKAMFDYLPKTEGSFSDGNSTDAAAQPEEYKAGLKPFDKEVLDAYGFDSYVDFFSEPPANPVYYPAWSIDLIEGSDAKIASTKLNELQTKFLPKAILADPADFDSVWTDYTGQIEKANVKAYEDKINEQIKWRIENWSK
- a CDS encoding methionine ABC transporter permease, which translates into the protein MFESMLKYQDQMWQSIGETFVMVGISVGSALLLGLPLGTLLYFCRKGQLYENRSLSLILNSIVNVVRSFPFLLLVVALIPFTRLVVGTAIGTLAATVPLSIVAIAYYSRLVEQSLLEVPRGTIEAALSMGASRLGVIFKFLYVEARSGLVLGLTASTISFISFSTVMGVVGGGGVGDFAIRYGYQRFETEVMIYAILVMIVLVQLIQFTGSTLARLLDKR
- a CDS encoding response regulator; amino-acid sequence: MKYKVLLVDDEPSALEGMQLWIDWEELGFELCGTCGNGREGLRLMKLLEPDLVITDVNMPLMNGLEMIEAWQEQDAGRPKFVILSGYSEFEYARTAISYGISHYLLKPVFPEEAAEELREIHQELEQEANRRMIHEIASEEEAVALIRGLLYGKKADPALQELLDRLPGFQGVGLWNLCLIQTVPELYTELRGRAATQLAAYPAMVMMDLEAGILGIVYGMPADSPEGGAIEEGLNFLRQEYGRRQIYMAIGAPENSLPGIAESYRSAKEALQHFFYNPEYAGILAYRGIQGHPFSYHYDHIRLMDALLDSVNLLDADGYRRALEEADCSFRAQQVAPEVVRKIVIHLMYRITELAPGAEDGGGEQVTAGSGIAEIQQAMIPLDELLSRLLMCGEMAIDLLMREQNQKSHGIVQEINEYIGAHFQESLSIQKLAEVFFLHPVYLGQLLIKKNGMTFNEQLHHLRIQEAAVLLRGSKLKLSEIAERVGYVNYGQFLKRFEKEMHMGPNEYRHAKF
- a CDS encoding methionine ABC transporter ATP-binding protein translates to MLSLSQVSKSFALKAGPYTAVDNVSLEVKTGAIHGIIGASGAGKSTLLRLINLLERPDRGTVTVDGKLLTELPDKELRRQRQRIGMIFQQFNLVGNATVSRNVAIPLELAGVPRAGRMKRALECLQFVGLADKANQYPAQLSGGQLQRVAIARALANNPKLLLCDEPTSALDPGTTADILGVLRHINDSLGVTVIIVTHELDVVRSICSEVSVMESGRMVDFFSRDEVGFLPPGSHLGSYRERITGRTGEPYV
- a CDS encoding ABC transporter permease, which encodes MDETLEIDTVVRHPKNRKKKKQPITWRLIRNQNQLIWMSVPLMLYIILFAYVPVWGWTMAFQNYKPAKSFGEQEWVGLKQFRFLFTDDNFIRVLRNTLAMGLINLILGFVTAIVLALLLNEIKKVFWKRTVQTISYLPHFLSWIIVTGIVATSLSINDGIVNIVLMKLHLIKEPILWLSEGKYFWGIVGASHVWKEVGWNTIIYLAAIASIDPALYEAAEIDGANRYKKMMFVTLPGIKATIVILMIMSIGHVLEAGFEVQYLLGNGLVVDWAETIDIFVLKYGLAQGNYSLATAGGIFKTVVSVTLLLMANGISKRLGEERLL
- a CDS encoding carbohydrate ABC transporter permease, with the translated sequence MDNRHISPGPNAGYTVKRSLGTGRLEPILFTSFNTLFMVCLVVVTLYPFINTIAVSFNEGNDTIRGGIYLWPREWTFQNYRAIFATGTIFDAFLVSVARTVISTILNIFLTTMLAYTLSRREYVFRQPITVIFVLTMYFSAGLIPNYFLIKDLHLLNSFWVYIFPSMISAFNMIVIRTYIGTIPESLLESAKIDGAGDFRIFMRVVFPLCKPVLATIALFVAVGAWNSWFDAFIYTSSRQNLSTLQYELMKLLSSTMNSNGNPTVQNGVGMDQNSARAMVTPLSIRAAITVVASVPILLVYPFMQKYFVVGLNVGSVKE
- a CDS encoding MetQ/NlpA family ABC transporter substrate-binding protein encodes the protein MKAAFGLTLLVLVLALAGCGNNKEAEETPAATSTESVKIKVASLIPPMTDILDIVKPILKEEGVDMEVVVLSDNVQPNEALANKEVDANFFQHVPYMEQFNASKDAKLVAVQPVYDAIYGGYSKRYKSIDELPDGATLVMANDPSNIGRSLQMFADAGLITLKEGVGIQATQADITANTKNFKFEEVDLLMLARMLDDADLVAMTPAYASPLGLTPKKDALITEGEDSAFTITLVAREDNKDSEAIQKLAKAISGPEVKKFLEDNYADIALPAF